One Tomitella gaofuii DNA segment encodes these proteins:
- a CDS encoding HNH endonuclease translates to MQSRSGGRCERCGMAEACQVHHRKPRRMGGTRDPRINAPSNLLHLCYYCHSDVESKRALAIDQGHVLSSWHIPVETECQYRGRWVRLTDDGNVERCRGSELTTGSPVAVKY, encoded by the coding sequence GTGCAGTCACGGTCTGGCGGGCGCTGCGAGCGCTGCGGCATGGCTGAGGCGTGCCAGGTCCACCACCGGAAACCAAGACGCATGGGCGGCACGAGGGACCCGCGAATAAACGCACCCTCCAATCTGCTGCACCTGTGCTACTACTGCCATTCTGACGTTGAATCAAAACGTGCCCTTGCAATAGACCAGGGGCACGTTCTTTCGTCATGGCATATTCCGGTGGAAACGGAATGCCAATATCGCGGTAGGTGGGTTCGATTAACTGATGATGGGAACGTGGAAAGGTGCCGTGGTTCAGAATTGACGACGGGTTCGCCGGTAGCCGTCAAGTATTGA